Proteins co-encoded in one Saprospira grandis genomic window:
- a CDS encoding type II toxin-antitoxin system RelE/ParE family toxin: MIDVIWSSTARNQYFEQLNYLYDHFGESTALKFQEKVFKIEDQLATGLVKYPASKQLGLEKCVLDKYNALIFQRDKEQIRVVLLINNRSDWDY; this comes from the coding sequence ATGATTGATGTTATTTGGAGCTCAACCGCTAGAAATCAATATTTTGAGCAGCTAAATTATTTGTATGATCATTTTGGAGAATCAACTGCACTCAAGTTTCAAGAAAAGGTTTTTAAAATTGAAGACCAATTAGCTACAGGCCTTGTAAAGTACCCAGCTTCTAAACAGCTGGGCTTAGAAAAGTGTGTTTTAGATAAATATAATGCGCTTATCTTTCAGCGAGATAAGGAGCAAATAAGAGTTGTATTATTGATTAACAATCGTTCTGACTGGGACTATTAA
- a CDS encoding S24 family peptidase: protein MQEEKGRDALHQRFKEVFALLEQNEQIVRRHREKGFSALAEQLFGDRRYGSLLNQFLQDKRQISFEQAQKFAQIYGLNEAYLLFGEGPIFEKAHERSLTGNAQFIGGQRGNILFSNIEALASSAIDVDLREENQWFSIPGLTGQDYVAFYITGNSMSPTIAAGDMVICRPIESFEYIQDNEVYALVLQNAVHVKRVQKIYEKSKLKQLKLISDNHLEHDPFYIDLPELRKLLKVERKLSSL from the coding sequence ATGCAGGAAGAAAAAGGGCGGGATGCGCTCCATCAGCGCTTTAAAGAGGTCTTTGCCCTCTTGGAGCAGAACGAGCAGATTGTGCGGCGACATCGAGAGAAGGGCTTTTCGGCTTTGGCCGAGCAGCTATTTGGCGACCGACGTTACGGCAGTCTGCTCAACCAATTTTTACAGGATAAACGGCAAATTAGCTTTGAACAAGCGCAAAAGTTTGCCCAAATTTACGGCCTCAATGAGGCCTATTTACTGTTCGGAGAAGGGCCTATTTTTGAAAAGGCCCATGAACGCTCCCTAACGGGAAATGCCCAGTTTATTGGGGGACAAAGAGGTAATATTCTATTCTCTAACATCGAAGCCCTGGCCTCTTCAGCCATTGATGTAGATTTGCGAGAGGAAAACCAATGGTTTTCTATTCCAGGCCTAACTGGCCAAGATTATGTTGCCTTTTATATTACTGGAAACTCTATGAGCCCCACTATTGCCGCTGGAGATATGGTGATTTGCCGCCCAATCGAAAGCTTTGAATATATTCAGGATAATGAGGTCTATGCCTTGGTCCTTCAAAATGCCGTACACGTAAAAAGAGTGCAAAAAATTTATGAAAAGAGTAAGCTCAAGCAGCTCAAACTCATTTCAGATAACCATTTGGAGCATGACCCTTTTTATATCGATTTGCCCGAGCTGCGTAAACTACTCAAAGTAGAACGCAAACTCTCTAGCTTATAA
- the eno gene encoding phosphopyruvate hydratase, protein MLIQDIFARELLDSRGNPTVEVEVVTTNGIVGRAMVPSGASTGKHEAVELRDQDPDRYMGKGVQQACQNIRGPITEALLGFNVFEQKAIDEILIALDGTPNKSRLGANAILGVSLAVARAGAQESGLPLYRYIGGLGADQMPVPMMNILNGGSHADNSIDIQEFMVMPVGATSFAEALRMGTEVFHQLKKVLKAKGHSTNVGDEGGFAPNLGSNEEAIETVLEAIYAAGYEPGRDFFIALDAAASEFYIEEEGVYHFHQSTGQKLTTEEMVDFWAEWVEKYPIASIEDGLFEDDWEGWQLLTERLGHMVQLVGDDLFVTNTERLARGIVEGCANSILIKVNQIGTLTETLDAIRMAQRQGYTAVISHRSGETEDTTIADLAVALATGQIKTGSASRSDRVAKYNQLLRIEEELGEQADYLGRAALKF, encoded by the coding sequence ATGCTTATTCAGGATATTTTCGCCCGCGAATTGCTCGATTCTAGAGGAAACCCTACTGTAGAGGTAGAGGTGGTTACAACCAACGGTATTGTCGGCCGTGCAATGGTCCCTTCTGGTGCTTCTACCGGTAAGCATGAGGCCGTTGAATTGCGTGACCAAGATCCCGACCGCTATATGGGCAAGGGGGTGCAGCAGGCCTGCCAAAATATTAGAGGCCCAATTACAGAAGCCCTTCTCGGCTTCAATGTTTTTGAGCAAAAAGCCATTGACGAAATCTTGATTGCCCTAGATGGTACGCCCAACAAAAGCCGCCTAGGCGCCAATGCCATTTTAGGCGTTTCTTTGGCCGTGGCCCGTGCTGGCGCTCAAGAGTCTGGTTTGCCGCTTTACCGCTATATCGGTGGTTTGGGCGCAGACCAAATGCCCGTTCCGATGATGAATATCCTCAATGGAGGTTCTCATGCCGATAACTCAATCGATATCCAAGAGTTTATGGTCATGCCCGTTGGCGCAACTAGCTTTGCCGAAGCCCTACGCATGGGAACAGAGGTCTTCCACCAACTCAAAAAGGTCCTTAAGGCCAAAGGCCATTCTACTAATGTAGGCGATGAGGGCGGCTTTGCCCCCAACCTAGGCTCTAATGAAGAAGCTATCGAAACGGTCTTGGAGGCCATTTATGCCGCGGGCTACGAGCCCGGCCGCGATTTTTTTATCGCTCTAGATGCCGCGGCCTCTGAGTTTTATATTGAAGAAGAAGGCGTTTACCACTTTCACCAATCTACAGGACAAAAATTGACCACCGAAGAAATGGTCGATTTCTGGGCCGAATGGGTAGAAAAATATCCTATCGCCTCTATTGAAGATGGCCTCTTTGAAGATGATTGGGAGGGCTGGCAATTGCTGACCGAGCGCCTAGGCCATATGGTCCAATTGGTGGGCGACGATTTGTTTGTGACCAATACCGAACGCCTAGCTAGAGGGATTGTAGAAGGTTGCGCCAACTCAATCCTTATTAAGGTGAACCAAATTGGTACGCTTACCGAAACCCTAGATGCTATCCGTATGGCTCAACGCCAAGGCTATACTGCCGTAATTAGCCACCGCTCTGGAGAAACAGAAGATACCACGATTGCCGATTTGGCCGTAGCCCTAGCCACAGGCCAAATTAAAACTGGTTCAGCTTCTCGCTCAGACCGTGTCGCTAAATATAACCAACTACTCCGCATTGAGGAAGAATTAGGCGAACAGGCCGATTATCTAGGCCGTGCCGCCCTGAAGTTCTAA
- a CDS encoding glycosyltransferase family 2 protein has protein sequence MLSSKKVQYPYDISIVVPLLNEEESLAELASWIRTVLQEHKLSYEIIFIDDGSSDSSWSVIQQLAQEQACIRGLRFRRNYGKSAALNTGFQYAQGEVVVTMDADLQDSPDELPELYKMIVEDRFDLVSGWKKKRYDPLSKTIPTKIYNGVTRLMSGIHLNDMNCGLKAYRNDVIKTVEVYGEMHRYIPVIAKASGFDKIGEKVVRHYPRKHGVTKFGMNRFINGPLDLLSIIFISRFSKKPMHFFGTMGLLSFFIGFLILAYLSIVKLLYSEYGMTDRPIFYLGILSVILGSQLFLTGFLAELVARSAPNRNQYAIWEYLQIKKKKKEDDDEEDDD, from the coding sequence ATGCTATCTTCAAAGAAGGTTCAATATCCTTACGATATTTCTATTGTGGTCCCACTCCTCAATGAGGAAGAGTCTCTGGCCGAATTGGCCTCCTGGATTCGTACGGTTCTGCAAGAACATAAACTGAGCTACGAAATTATCTTTATCGATGATGGAAGTAGCGATTCTTCCTGGTCGGTTATTCAACAGCTGGCCCAAGAACAGGCTTGCATCCGCGGCCTGCGCTTCCGCCGAAATTATGGCAAATCCGCCGCTCTCAATACGGGCTTCCAATACGCCCAAGGCGAGGTGGTGGTCACCATGGACGCCGATCTGCAAGATTCTCCCGACGAACTGCCCGAACTCTACAAAATGATCGTAGAAGATCGCTTTGATTTGGTTTCTGGCTGGAAGAAAAAACGCTACGACCCGCTCTCCAAAACAATTCCAACCAAAATCTATAATGGGGTGACCCGCCTGATGAGCGGCATCCACCTCAATGATATGAATTGTGGCCTCAAAGCTTACCGCAATGATGTGATCAAAACCGTAGAGGTCTATGGCGAAATGCACCGCTATATTCCCGTCATCGCCAAGGCTTCTGGCTTCGATAAAATTGGCGAAAAGGTGGTCCGCCATTACCCCCGCAAACATGGGGTGACCAAATTTGGCATGAACCGCTTTATTAACGGCCCTCTAGACCTGCTTTCGATCATTTTTATTAGCCGATTTAGCAAAAAACCCATGCACTTTTTTGGTACGATGGGCCTGCTTTCCTTCTTTATCGGCTTCCTCATTTTGGCCTATCTCAGCATCGTCAAGCTGCTTTATTCCGAATATGGCATGACGGATCGCCCCATTTTTTACCTGGGCATTCTCTCGGTCATCCTCGGTAGCCAGCTTTTTCTTACGGGCTTTTTGGCCGAATTGGTCGCCCGCTCGGCCCCCAATCGCAACCAATACGCCATCTGGGAATACCTCCAAATTAAAAAGAAGAAAAAGGAGGACGATGATGAAGAAGATGATGATTAG
- a CDS encoding DUF4199 domain-containing protein produces the protein METMIKNVLSWGQIAKQAAYLGSLTGLGYFVGITLMHWAGMGLGDWINWVYRIAVITAIIWTIMALRLRYPSGLSFLKAYSAGLMASSVLGLWMLISAFLFYGQIAPDYLQEYEAFYQRNREVQMYQTQYKNINAELEEEETSRALTAQDSLIVQKGLEKHMEGTAYFFTVSGQAVINLIYSLVWGLLVSLPIAYMSMSKKE, from the coding sequence ATGGAAACAATGATCAAAAATGTATTGAGCTGGGGCCAAATTGCCAAACAAGCGGCCTATTTGGGCTCCCTAACTGGACTAGGCTATTTTGTTGGAATTACCCTGATGCATTGGGCCGGTATGGGCCTAGGCGACTGGATTAACTGGGTCTATAGAATTGCCGTGATTACCGCAATTATCTGGACCATTATGGCGCTGCGCCTGCGTTACCCCAGCGGCCTCTCTTTTCTAAAAGCCTATTCGGCTGGCCTAATGGCGTCCTCCGTTTTGGGCCTCTGGATGCTGATCTCTGCTTTTTTGTTTTATGGCCAAATTGCTCCCGATTATCTCCAAGAGTATGAGGCTTTCTACCAAAGAAACCGAGAAGTGCAGATGTACCAAACCCAATACAAAAATATCAATGCCGAATTAGAGGAGGAGGAAACGAGCAGGGCGCTAACGGCCCAAGATAGCCTCATTGTCCAAAAAGGCTTGGAAAAACATATGGAAGGTACTGCCTATTTCTTTACCGTTTCTGGCCAAGCAGTGATCAACCTAATTTATAGCCTCGTCTGGGGCCTACTCGTTAGCCTCCCCATCGCCTATATGTCGATGTCTAAAAAAGAATAG
- a CDS encoding DUF4199 domain-containing protein — protein MRKSQLYGLLGGFISSAALAVLYVTDKNYLLEGYEKLSWLIIWAACFIAVAQERSAKEDQFIGFYEALRPAFQTFVYAYVIKTIFIYLLFVYIDPDLLELSKQKAIEIFIEHKPAEEPQEIFNGRLEAYKKEYFGPRLFDLGIMLEVILGFVLSAITAFLMRRDRPDY, from the coding sequence ATGAGAAAATCACAGCTATACGGTTTGCTAGGAGGTTTTATTTCCTCTGCAGCCTTAGCCGTTTTGTATGTAACCGACAAAAATTATTTGTTGGAGGGCTATGAAAAGCTAAGTTGGCTCATCATCTGGGCCGCTTGCTTTATTGCGGTGGCGCAGGAACGCTCGGCCAAAGAAGACCAATTTATTGGCTTTTATGAGGCCCTACGACCCGCTTTTCAAACCTTTGTCTATGCCTATGTGATCAAGACAATTTTTATTTACCTTCTTTTTGTGTACATAGATCCCGATTTGCTGGAGCTCTCTAAGCAAAAGGCAATAGAAATTTTTATTGAGCACAAACCCGCCGAAGAACCTCAAGAAATTTTTAATGGGCGACTAGAAGCCTATAAAAAAGAGTATTTTGGACCAAGGCTTTTTGATTTGGGCATTATGCTAGAAGTTATTCTGGGGTTTGTTCTCTCGGCTATTACGGCCTTTCTGATGCGCCGCGATCGCCCTGATTATTAA
- the obgE gene encoding GTPase ObgE, with the protein MADSPNFIDHVKMHCRSGAGGNGSVHFYRDKLTSKGGPDGGDGGRGGHIILKGNKQLWTLLPLKYMKHVIASAGQPGSGSRSSGANGEDIILEVPLGTIAKDVETGEIEAEITEDGQTYILLAGGHGGRGNWHYRSATNQTPQYASPAGEGKEAWKILELKVLADVGLVGFPNAGKSTLLSVLSAAKPKIANYPFTTLVPNLGVVSYRDNRSFVMADIPGIIEDAHKGKGIGHRFLRHIERNAVLLFMIPGDTEDIKEEYRILLNELKSYNPELLDKPRLLAISKSDLLDEELKEWIRAELPEDLETLFISSVAQKGLQELKDKLWQIMNISIED; encoded by the coding sequence ATGGCAGATAGTCCAAACTTTATAGATCATGTGAAAATGCATTGCCGCTCAGGTGCTGGGGGCAATGGTTCTGTACACTTTTATCGCGATAAATTGACCTCTAAAGGGGGACCCGATGGTGGCGATGGTGGCCGTGGTGGCCATATTATTTTGAAGGGAAACAAGCAACTTTGGACCTTGTTGCCGCTCAAGTATATGAAGCATGTGATCGCTTCGGCAGGGCAGCCCGGTAGCGGTAGCCGCTCTTCTGGCGCCAATGGAGAAGATATTATTTTGGAGGTGCCTTTGGGGACCATTGCCAAAGATGTGGAAACAGGCGAAATTGAGGCCGAAATTACAGAAGATGGGCAGACCTATATTTTGTTGGCCGGTGGACATGGCGGAAGAGGCAACTGGCACTACCGCTCGGCCACCAACCAAACGCCCCAATATGCCTCTCCAGCTGGAGAAGGTAAGGAAGCCTGGAAAATTTTGGAGCTGAAAGTCTTGGCCGATGTAGGCCTGGTAGGTTTCCCGAATGCTGGAAAATCTACTCTTTTGTCGGTGCTTTCTGCGGCCAAACCCAAAATTGCCAACTATCCATTTACTACTTTGGTGCCCAACCTTGGGGTGGTCTCTTATCGAGACAACCGCTCTTTTGTGATGGCCGATATTCCTGGAATTATTGAGGATGCACATAAGGGAAAGGGCATTGGTCACCGATTCTTGCGCCATATTGAGCGCAATGCGGTACTCTTGTTCATGATTCCGGGCGATACGGAGGATATTAAGGAGGAGTACCGGATTTTGCTCAATGAGTTGAAGAGTTATAATCCAGAACTACTCGATAAGCCTCGTCTTTTGGCCATTTCTAAGTCAGATTTGCTCGATGAGGAGCTCAAAGAATGGATCAGGGCCGAATTGCCCGAAGATTTGGAGACCCTCTTTATTTCTTCTGTGGCCCAAAAAGGCCTGCAAGAACTCAAGGATAAATTGTGGCAAATTATGAATATTAGTATAGAGGATTAG
- a CDS encoding adenylate kinase, giving the protein MLNLILFGPPGSGKGTQAAKLVERYGLLHISTGDLFRSEIKNETPLGLEAKSYIDKGALVPDQVTINMLAKKMGEHPEAKGVIFDGFPRTVAQAEALDELLTQKGTAVSQLLSLEVEEAEIVKRLLARGKESGRSDDQDESIIQNRIATYKAQTTPVADYYAGQEKTQKVAGMGSIEEIFERLCTKIDAVLV; this is encoded by the coding sequence ATGCTAAATCTCATTTTATTTGGCCCTCCCGGTAGCGGAAAAGGCACCCAAGCTGCAAAATTGGTAGAACGCTATGGTCTTTTGCACATTTCTACGGGAGACCTCTTTCGCTCAGAAATTAAAAATGAAACGCCCCTAGGGCTAGAAGCCAAGTCTTATATTGATAAGGGCGCCTTGGTTCCGGACCAAGTGACCATTAACATGTTGGCCAAAAAAATGGGCGAGCATCCCGAGGCCAAAGGCGTTATCTTTGATGGCTTTCCTCGCACAGTAGCGCAAGCCGAGGCCTTAGATGAGTTATTAACTCAAAAAGGTACAGCGGTCAGTCAGTTGCTCTCCTTAGAAGTGGAGGAAGCCGAAATCGTGAAGCGCCTACTTGCCCGTGGCAAAGAATCTGGCCGTAGCGATGACCAAGACGAAAGCATTATCCAAAACCGAATTGCGACCTACAAAGCACAAACTACTCCTGTAGCCGACTATTATGCGGGCCAAGAAAAAACCCAAAAAGTAGCCGGTATGGGCAGCATTGAAGAAATTTTTGAGCGCCTTTGCACTAAAATTGATGCTGTTTTGGTATAA
- a CDS encoding NAD-dependent epimerase/dehydratase family protein has protein sequence MGKEVILITGANGQIGSVLAEELRQIYGIANVICSDLQAPRQTIIGHFEQLNVLDAKRMGEIVQKYKVSQIYHLAALLSAKGEENPMLTWNVNMQGFLNVLQVAQNTGIRKIFHPSSIAVFGGRTPKQNTPQFPPLEPSTMYGITKKVGEDLANYYFDKFQLDVRGIRYPGLISYQSMPGGGTTDYAVDIFHKAVNGEHFDCFLRADSKLPMMYMPDAIRATLELMEAPLDQLSIHYAYNLQAMSFTPAEIAAEIQLHIPDFSISYTPDFRQAIADSWIENIDDSLARKDWGWQEEYDLSSMTKDMIEQLQKRKKPNYNETQFL, from the coding sequence ATGGGCAAAGAAGTCATTTTAATTACTGGAGCCAATGGCCAAATTGGAAGTGTACTGGCCGAAGAACTACGCCAAATTTATGGCATAGCCAACGTCATTTGCTCCGATTTACAGGCTCCTCGACAAACGATTATTGGGCATTTTGAACAACTCAATGTGCTAGATGCCAAACGCATGGGCGAAATTGTTCAGAAGTACAAGGTGAGCCAAATTTACCATCTAGCCGCCCTGCTTTCCGCTAAAGGAGAAGAAAACCCGATGCTGACCTGGAATGTCAATATGCAGGGCTTTCTCAATGTGCTGCAGGTGGCCCAAAATACTGGGATTCGCAAAATTTTCCACCCCAGCTCTATTGCGGTTTTTGGCGGACGCACCCCCAAGCAAAATACCCCGCAGTTTCCCCCCCTTGAACCTTCTACTATGTATGGCATTACTAAGAAGGTGGGCGAAGATTTGGCCAATTACTATTTTGATAAGTTCCAACTCGATGTGCGAGGGATTCGCTACCCCGGCCTGATTAGCTATCAGTCTATGCCCGGCGGAGGAACCACCGACTATGCCGTGGATATTTTCCACAAGGCCGTTAATGGCGAACATTTCGACTGCTTTTTGCGGGCCGATAGCAAACTGCCTATGATGTATATGCCCGACGCTATTCGGGCCACTTTGGAACTAATGGAGGCCCCTTTGGACCAACTGTCTATCCATTATGCCTATAATTTACAGGCCATGAGCTTTACCCCCGCCGAAATTGCCGCCGAAATTCAATTGCATATTCCCGATTTTAGTATTAGCTATACGCCCGACTTCCGTCAGGCCATTGCCGATTCTTGGATTGAGAATATTGATGATAGCCTAGCCCGAAAAGATTGGGGCTGGCAAGAAGAATATGACCTAAGCAGCATGACCAAAGATATGATTGAACAGCTGCAAAAGCGCAAGAAACCGAATTATAACGAGACTCAATTCCTCTAA
- the kbl gene encoding glycine C-acetyltransferase, giving the protein MYDNVKAGFEAEIQDIKDAGLWKSERIIDSVQAAQIHTQEAGDVLNFCANNYLGLSSHPALIQAAKDAIDQRGYGLSSVRFICGTQDIHRELEQKIAEFLGTEDSILYAAAFDANGGVFEPLLGKEDAIISDQLNHASIIDGIRLCKAQRFRYLHNNMEELEKQLQAAANCRRKLIVTDGSFSMDGTIAQLDKICDLADKYGAMVMIDECHSTGFLGKTGRGTHEYRNVMGRIDIITGTLGKALGGASGGFTAARKEIVDLLRQRSRPYLFSNTVAPSIVGASIKALDLLMESTELRDRLEENTRFFREEMTKAGFDIIPGDHPIVPIMLYDAVLAQKMASQLLEEGIYVIGFFYPVVPKDKARIRVQLSAGHSREQLEKAIAAFTKVGKALEVI; this is encoded by the coding sequence ATGTACGATAATGTAAAAGCTGGCTTTGAAGCCGAAATTCAAGACATTAAAGATGCTGGCCTTTGGAAAAGCGAGCGGATTATTGATAGTGTGCAAGCTGCCCAAATTCATACCCAAGAAGCTGGCGATGTGCTCAACTTCTGCGCCAATAACTACCTTGGCCTTTCCTCGCATCCCGCACTCATTCAGGCAGCTAAAGATGCTATCGACCAACGTGGCTATGGCCTTTCTTCGGTCCGTTTTATTTGTGGAACCCAAGATATTCACCGCGAATTGGAGCAAAAAATTGCCGAATTTCTAGGTACTGAAGATAGTATCCTCTACGCGGCCGCTTTTGATGCCAACGGAGGCGTTTTTGAACCCCTTTTGGGCAAGGAAGACGCCATTATTTCCGATCAACTCAACCATGCCTCTATTATTGATGGCATTCGCCTTTGTAAGGCCCAGCGTTTCCGCTACCTGCACAATAATATGGAGGAGCTAGAAAAGCAGTTGCAGGCCGCCGCCAATTGCCGCCGCAAACTGATCGTTACCGATGGCTCTTTTTCTATGGATGGCACCATTGCCCAACTAGACAAAATTTGCGATCTAGCCGATAAATACGGCGCTATGGTCATGATTGACGAATGCCATTCTACAGGCTTTTTGGGCAAAACTGGCCGTGGAACCCATGAATACCGCAACGTAATGGGCCGCATAGATATCATTACGGGTACGTTGGGCAAGGCCCTAGGTGGCGCTTCTGGTGGATTTACCGCCGCTCGCAAAGAAATTGTAGACCTGCTGCGCCAGCGCTCTCGCCCCTACCTCTTTTCTAATACGGTGGCCCCTTCTATCGTTGGCGCTTCTATTAAAGCCCTCGATTTATTGATGGAATCTACGGAATTGAGAGACCGCCTAGAGGAAAATACCCGCTTTTTCCGTGAGGAAATGACCAAGGCTGGCTTCGATATCATTCCTGGCGACCACCCTATCGTCCCTATTATGCTTTATGATGCCGTTTTGGCCCAAAAAATGGCCAGCCAACTTCTAGAAGAAGGCATTTATGTGATTGGGTTTTTCTATCCTGTGGTGCCCAAAGACAAGGCCCGCATTCGGGTGCAGTTGTCGGCCGGACACAGCCGCGAACAACTAGAAAAAGCCATTGCCGCCTTTACTAAAGTGGGTAAAGCCTTAGAGGTTATCTAA
- a CDS encoding STAS/SEC14 domain-containing protein, with protein MNLKELGQVGPTIYYLRKDGVIHTVTTDPQAIQLDLMIANFEFIKTIAIERKQALRMLTDFSGSQKMGKAERDFLKSEQMKTYAPYILGTALVTPNFLSRMIGNFVMSVSTNNHNVKLFGQEEQALHWLLQLPSRIV; from the coding sequence ATGAACTTGAAGGAACTTGGCCAAGTTGGCCCAACCATTTATTACCTCCGAAAAGACGGTGTTATACATACCGTAACCACTGACCCACAAGCCATACAGCTTGATCTGATGATTGCGAATTTTGAGTTTATTAAGACCATCGCTATAGAAAGAAAACAAGCGTTGCGCATGCTGACGGACTTTAGCGGTAGCCAAAAAATGGGCAAGGCCGAAAGAGATTTTCTCAAAAGTGAACAAATGAAAACTTATGCGCCTTATATCTTGGGCACAGCCTTGGTCACCCCCAATTTCCTTTCTCGAATGATTGGCAATTTTGTCATGAGTGTGAGCACAAATAATCATAATGTAAAACTGTTTGGCCAAGAAGAGCAAGCCCTGCACTGGCTGCTCCAACTCCCAAGCAGAATTGTCTAA
- a CDS encoding STAS/SEC14 domain-containing protein — protein MQTEKIGVAGPTHYFQRPDGIIYTESFEPTVVTKEVFIANFEFIKKIASEKKEPIKLLINFTQASKLDKEAKALVKSSYLNDNYGQYIEAVALLSNSRLSTLIGNFMVGISKKGPNKYPIKIFMAVPKAVKWLDQL, from the coding sequence ATGCAAACTGAAAAAATCGGAGTAGCCGGCCCCACGCACTACTTCCAACGCCCAGATGGTATCATTTATACCGAAAGTTTTGAGCCCACAGTGGTGACTAAAGAGGTGTTTATCGCCAATTTTGAGTTTATTAAAAAGATTGCTTCTGAAAAGAAGGAACCCATCAAACTCCTCATCAATTTTACGCAGGCCAGCAAGCTCGATAAAGAGGCCAAGGCCCTGGTCAAAAGTAGTTATCTCAATGATAATTACGGGCAATATATAGAGGCCGTGGCCCTACTCAGCAATAGCCGATTGTCCACTCTTATTGGCAACTTTATGGTCGGTATTAGTAAAAAAGGGCCCAATAAATACCCTATCAAAATATTTATGGCGGTCCCCAAGGCCGTTAAATGGCTAGACCAATTATAA
- a CDS encoding STAS/SEC14 domain-containing protein, whose product MDELQKMGETQNSAFFLGADGIVYAKTINSMPLTREVLKENFELIQKISTELDRPIKVFAESSKMQRLSRCAREYMRSDEAKSYDQYIVASILLTPNQLSKMLGNFIIGLRKQARPMKIFTDEVAALDWLKKI is encoded by the coding sequence ATGGATGAGCTCCAAAAAATGGGAGAAACTCAAAATAGTGCCTTTTTTCTTGGTGCAGACGGTATTGTCTATGCCAAAACAATAAATAGCATGCCCTTGACTAGAGAAGTGCTAAAGGAAAATTTTGAGCTGATCCAAAAAATATCTACCGAACTAGATCGCCCAATTAAGGTTTTTGCCGAATCTTCTAAAATGCAACGCCTCAGCCGCTGTGCTCGAGAATATATGCGAAGCGATGAGGCCAAATCCTATGATCAATATATTGTTGCTTCTATTTTGCTGACCCCCAACCAGCTTTCCAAAATGTTGGGCAACTTTATTATTGGCCTGAGAAAACAAGCTCGCCCCATGAAAATCTTTACCGATGAAGTCGCAGCCCTTGATTGGCTAAAAAAAATCTAG
- a CDS encoding STAS/SEC14 domain-containing protein, which produces MKRKLGQSEQLEYWLRANGIFEIAPSSNSGRTKEISLEEALITVDMQKALFEETGKKVRVLANLSNVSKAARDYGKTEEGQAIKRYVLAYALIAPNLFGRLIGNMLVGTFQTDYPVKLFSSEEKAEEWLLSLED; this is translated from the coding sequence ATGAAAAGAAAACTAGGGCAATCAGAGCAGCTAGAATACTGGCTTAGAGCAAATGGCATTTTTGAAATTGCCCCTAGCTCAAATAGCGGAAGAACCAAAGAAATTTCGCTAGAAGAGGCGTTGATTACTGTAGATATGCAAAAAGCTTTGTTTGAAGAAACTGGCAAAAAGGTTAGGGTATTGGCCAATCTGTCTAATGTGAGCAAGGCCGCCCGAGATTACGGCAAAACAGAAGAAGGCCAAGCAATTAAACGATATGTTTTGGCTTATGCCCTAATTGCGCCCAATCTCTTCGGTCGGCTAATCGGGAATATGTTGGTCGGGACTTTTCAGACTGATTATCCCGTAAAGTTGTTTTCTTCAGAAGAAAAGGCCGAGGAATGGCTCCTCTCTCTAGAGGATTAG